In Nitrospirota bacterium, the genomic window GGCCTTTGCATAGGATTCCTGGAATACGAGGACATCATAGGCTGTGGACATGCCTACCCTGAATTTCTCTTCTTCAGCCTCAAGCCTTTTATGTGCAAGTTCCCTGGTCTTCAGCGTTGCATCGATCTTTTTTATTGAGAGCTCAAGTGTTCGAACTGCTTCCCTGACCTCAAGCGTCATCTTTTGCTCGATGACCTGAAGACCGGTTTTTGCCTTATCCTCCTCAAGTCGGGCTTTTATGGCATTTCCCCTTGCTGTCCTGTTGCCCAGAGGGATTTTTAATTCAAGGCCGAGCTGCCAGGAATAGTAGTTGCCTGAGGAAAGCCTGTCAAGGCTGTTGCCATAGGTGCCATCAAGGCCATTAAGGCCTACTGCACCTACAAAAGACAGTCCTGGCAGGGTTTGATTCTCAGTAATCCTCTTTGAGATTTCTTTGCTCTTTATGTCGAGTTTTGCCTGCTGATAATCCTGCCTGTTTTTTAGCGCCTCCTGCATTACATCACTGATTGCAGGCACAGTGCCTGGTCTTCCTGGTCTGTCTACAGGGGAGATTTCAATCTCCCAGTCTTTATAATTCATTGCTGCCTTTAACTTGTCTTCAAAATCCCTTATTGCCTTCTGGGCACTGAGGAGGGCCTCTTCTCTGCTGGCGACCTCTGCCTCGGCCTGAAGCACTTCTACAGGAGCGAGGACACCTGCCTCAACCCTTGCCCTGCTTTCCTTTAAGAGTCTCTGCGCGAGGCTCAATGAGAGCTTGCTGACCTCAAACTCCTCATATGCAAGCACGAGGTCCCAGTATGCCTTTTCCACATTTGCTATTATTTCCATGGATTTTGCATCAAGGCCAAGCCTTGCTGAATCGAGACTGTTTTTTGCGATGTTTATACGCCCTTCCTGGACTTCCATTCCAAAATCCTTGAGCAGAGGCTGGGTAACACTGAGGACAGCTTCTGATATATAGTAGGGGTTGATACGCAGAAACGATGAGTTGCCTCTGGTGCGTATATTGGACCATTTGAGCTCATAGGTTGTGCCGGTTTTTAATTTCTGCCCGAGGGAAATATCAAAAGTTAAAGTCCTGTCTTCTGTACCTGCCAGGGTTGTTACTGCCTGGCTTTTACTGAAGGCCTCATTCAAGGACATACCGAGGTTCGGGTCAAACTGCCCTTCTTCAACTGTTACGCCTGCCTCCTGGATTTTCGGATTGTATCTTTCTGTGACCAGGTCTAAGTTTTCTG contains:
- a CDS encoding TolC family protein — protein: MKKLILHFAICIFIVFLFQPANAFPAEKIELTLKEAIKTALSENLDLVTERYNPKIQEAGVTVEEGQFDPNLGMSLNEAFSKSQAVTTLAGTEDRTLTFDISLGQKLKTGTTYELKWSNIRTRGNSSFLRINPYYISEAVLSVTQPLLKDFGMEVQEGRINIAKNSLDSARLGLDAKSMEIIANVEKAYWDLVLAYEEFEVSKLSLSLAQRLLKESRARVEAGVLAPVEVLQAEAEVASREEALLSAQKAIRDFEDKLKAAMNYKDWEIEISPVDRPGRPGTVPAISDVMQEALKNRQDYQQAKLDIKSKEISKRITENQTLPGLSFVGAVGLNGLDGTYGNSLDRLSSGNYYSWQLGLELKIPLGNRTARGNAIKARLEEDKAKTGLQVIEQKMTLEVREAVRTLELSIKKIDATLKTRELAHKRLEAEEEKFRVGMSTAYDVLVFQESYAKALNNEKRALMDYAKAEVELKKVKGTLTVEE